Part of the Phycisphaerales bacterium genome, CGTTTCGCGTCGTCGAGCCCGGCGCCGAGGTCTCCTCGACGAGCCGGATGCGCGACGCGGTTGTGCTAGCGGGCGCTCGCGTCGGCGATGAGGCGGTCGTGGCGCGTTCGATCCTCGGCCCCGGCGCCCTCGCGCCCGCAGGCCAGGTCGTGACCGACGCCATCGTCGGGGGCGCGGCATGACCGGCGCGGTGCAGGAGTGGACGCGGTGGACGCCGATCCAGGCGTGCATCGCCGTGGTGGCCGCGGTGTTTGCCTGCTTTCCGGCGTGGCGGGATATTTACATGACCGCCACGACCGACCCGGACAACGGGTACATCGTGCTGGTCCCCGCCGTCGCGGGCTGGCTGGCGCTGTGCCGGCGGCGACGCCTGCGGAGCGCCGGCCGGAACGGGCTGTGGATCGGCCCGGTGATCGTCGCGTTCGCGGCCGCGACGTACCTGCTCGGCGGCCTGCTCGGGCCGACGCTTGCCGTGCACTTGGGCGCGATCGGCGTGCTGATCGGCGCCATCTGGTCGGTCGTTGGCAGCAGCGTGATGCTGCGCATGAGCCCGGCGGTAGTCGCGCTGTTCTTCTTGGCGCCGGCGCCCATGGCCTGGCTGCTTCCGCTGACCGACGTGTTGAGCACCTGGAGCCTGGCGCTGACGGCCGGCGTGCTCGAGATCTTCGGCATGCCGGCATACGCGAGCGGTCGCGAGCTCGTCGTTGGGCTCGACCAGGTGAGCTTGGGCGACTTCGCCGGCGTCCGCATGATCGCCGCCATCGGGCTGGTAACCTACGCGTTCGCGTTCGGCACGCCGCTGCGGCACGGCGTGCGCATCGCGTTGGTCCTCGCCAGCCCGCTCGTGGCCATGGTCGCCAACATCGTGCGACTCGTGCCGTTCGCCATCCTGGCGGAGAATTGGCCGGCCTCGACGCACACGCTCGCGCAGGTGAGCGGCTGGCTGACGCTGGCGCTCTCACTCGGAATGTTGTACGGCGGCATCCGCCTGCTCGCCTTCGCCCAGGTGCCGGCCCGCCGGTATGCGTTGGCGTACCAATAGCCTGACTTTCGAGGAGCTCCGGTGAGTCGAACCGTTCCCATCATCCTGATCATCCCGCTGGCCGTCGCGGTCTACCTGGCAGACCCCATCCGCCACAAGGGAACGATGGTCGATCCATCGGCGTACGAGGCAGGCATCGCCGACCTCATCGTCGAAACGCCCGGATGGACGCGGACCGAGCTTTCCGAGACGCTGCCGCGCGCCTTCCCGCCGCACAACGCGTACCTCGACAAGACGACGCAGTACCAGTACGTCGGCGCTGCCGGCTTGCCGGGAGGCGACTCGCCCTCCGCGACAGAAGCGTTTCTTCGGATCGTCATCGTCCAGGACCGCCGCGACCTGCTCGCGTTCGATCCGATCCAGGCGATGCGGGCCGGCGGCTGGACGGGCCGTGCAGGCCAACGGCGCGAAGGTTTCCGCCGCACGATCCACGGCCGCGGCCCGGGCCAGTACGGCGAGCGCGTGACGCTCGACACGATCTACGTCGTGCCGGGAGCGTGGGGCGCCGATCCGCAGATCATCGCCGAGGCCGGTCGCAGCGGACCCGGTTGGCCGGGACCGGGCGCGATCGTGCAGCTACTCCTCAACGGCGGCGGAGAGCAGGGCGAAGCACCCGGGTTGTCCGAGGCGGCCCGACGAGTCGCCGAAGCCCTTGCCCGGTCGCTGCCCGACGGAGATCAGCCGTGATCGCCGAACCCGCCGCCAGCCCCACCGTGTTCGGCCTCTCGCCCGTCGCGCTGCACGACCGGTTCTGGGCGTCGCGCGGCGTGCAGGTGGTGCGCCAGGGCATGGCCACGCCGCTGGTGCCGCACGCACAGCTCTTCCTGCTGCTCCAGCCTCGCACGCTCTGCCTGTTCGAGCTGCCAGCGGTGGTCGACCACATCGTCTGGGACGACGCCGACCTGGTGATGCTCCGGTTGCAAGACGTCGACGAGCACGCCTACCGGGAGCGGATCGTATCCGACGAGGACGGGCGCTTCATCAAGATCGAGCGTGTGTATGGCAGCGACGATTCTCGCTTCGCGCGTGCGGCCGTCACCAACCGGCCGACGGTCGCGAGGCTGTGGCAGGAAGCCGAGGATCGCCGAGACGGCTGGCGCAAGCTCCGACGGGCGGTGCGACGCGGGCAACGCTGGCCGATGGTGATCGACGCGCGGGTGTTCGATGCCGGCGACCGGACGGAACTCTCGCGCTGCGCGCGCCTGCTCGTCGAGCGATGGCATGCACCGAGCAGCACGATCGAACGCGCCGAGCCGCACAGCCGCGGCGCCTGGCTCGACCCGACGGCCTCGCTCGAATCGGGCGCCCAGTGCATCGGCCGCGTGTGGGTCGGCGCGGGCCGGACGGTCTCGAGCGACGAACTGCTCGTCGGGCCCGATATCGTCTGGGACGACCCGGAGCACACGCCCGACCCGGGCGACGTGCGCTGGCTCGACCTGCAACCAACCGAACGCACCGAGCCGCTGCGGCCCCGCTCGGTCCCGACGCTCGAGCGTGTCATCAAGCGTGGATTCGATATCGTCTTCGCGCTCGCGGCGCTCGCCGTCACGCTGCCGATCTACCCGATCGTCATGCTCGCCATCTGGCTCGAGGACGGGCGGCCCTTCTTCTTCGCGCACACGCGCGAATCGCTCAACGCCAAGGACTTCCCGTGCCTGAAGTTCCGCTCCATGCGGAAGGACGCGGAGAAGATGAAGGCCGAGCTTGCCGCGCTCAATCAGGTCGACGGGCCGCAGTTCTACATCAAGGACGATCCACGGCTGACGCGCGTGGGCAGGTTCATCCGCAAGGTCCAGATCGATGAGTTGCCGCAATTCTTGAACGTGCTGGTCGGGCACATGTCGGTCGTGGGCCCGCGGCCGAGCCCGTACAAGGAGAACCAGTACTGCCCGGGCTGGCGCGAGGCGCGGCTAAGCGTGCGGCCCGGCGTAACGGGGCTCTGGCAGGTGAAGCGCACGCGGGCGGCCGACAGCGACTTCCAGGAGTGGATCCGCTACGACATCGAGTACGTCGAGAACATGAGCCTCTGGCTCGACCTCAAGATCATCTGGCGAACCATCGCGACGATCATCCGCTCGATCAAGCGGTCGTGAGCGTCTACCACGCCTGCTCGCCAAGCGGCTCGCCCTCGTACTGCTCGACGGGCACGCCCTCGGGCATGGCCTTGACGAATAGCGAGCCGTAGCGCGCGGTAACGATGCGCGGATCGAGCACCACCACCTGCCCCGTGTCGCTCGCGCTGCGGATGAGCCGGCCGAAGCCCTGCTTGAAGCGGATGACGGCGCGCGGCAGGCTGTCGACGCGGAAGGGGTCCTTGCCCTGCTCCTTTAATCGCTCGGCTCTCGCCTCGGCGAGCGGGCGATCGGGCGGATCGAACGGCAGCCGCGTGATGATGACGTTGCGGAGGCTCTCGCCCGGCACGTCGACGCCCTGCCAGAAGCTGGCGGCGCCGAACAGGGCCGAGCTCGGATCCTCGCGGAAGCGCTCGAGAACGAGGGCGCGCGAGCCGTCGGCGTCCTGCGCGTGCACGTTGATGCCAAGTCGCCCAAGCGGGTCGCGGCAGGCCCGGGCCATCGCACGCAGCAGCCGGTGGCTGGTGAACAGCACGAACGCGCCGCCGCGCGTCGTGCCGACGTGCTCGACGATCGCGGCCGCCAGGCGTTCCTCGTACTCGCGGCCGAGCCCGCGGCCGGGCGTGCCCACGCGCTGGTCGACGATGAGCCGGACCTGCCGTTCGTAGTCGAAGGGCGAGCCCAATCGCAGCGTGGAGGCGCCGGCGGCGCCGAGCCGCTCGATGGCGTGGTCGAAGCCGGAGCCATCGTCGCGGGCGCTCGTCGCGAGCGTGGCGCTGGTCAGGCAGACCGAAAAGTCGCGGCCGAAGAGCTCTTCGTTCAGGATCGGGCCGACGTCGATCGGCGCGCAGGTCAGGCTCACGCGAGGTCGGCCCGTGCTGCTTCGGCTGGCATCGACCCAGTACACGAAGCCCGGCTGGCTCTGCTCGACGAGCGCGTCGCAGGCCCGTGCGATCTCGGCGGCCCGCATCGTGTAGCTGTTGAGCTCGAACTTGTCGGGCTCGTAGCGGGGCTCCTCGGGCAGGGCTTCCTTCAGCCGCTTGAGCCGTCCGGCGAGTTCGTCGAAGGCGGGCGTGACCGAGTTCCCGACCACGCCGGGCTCGCGGATGCGCAGGCTTCCTCCATCCCCGCCGCCCTTCTCGCCCGCGACGACGCCCAGCGAGCCGAAGAACTCGCGCGCCGCCAGCTCGGCCTCGTGCACGGCGCTCGCCGCGGCCAGCAGGGGTCGATCGTCTTCCAGCTCGAGGTTGGCCAGGTAGCCCTTGTTGGTCCGGCTGTTGAGCAGCACGCCCAGCAGGTGCATGACGCGGCCCTCGGTTAGCGAGAGGCCGAAGTGGTCGGCGGCGACCTCCTCGACGGTGTGGGCCTCGTCGAGCACCACGTGGTCGTATTTGGGCAGGAAGCCCGTGCCGCGCGATCGGAGGGCGAGGTCGCTGAAGAAGAGCGCGTGGTTGGTGACGAGCAGGTTCGCCCGCTCCATGTCGCGCCGCGCGTTCTGGTAGAAGCACTGCTGGTAGCGCGGGCACTTGCGGCCCATGCAGTTGCCGCTGTCGCTCTGCACGCGGTCCCACACGCCGGGCTTCTCGAGCGAGGGCAGCGTGCTGAGCGTGCCGTCGTGGGTGGCGTAGGCCCATTCTTCGATCGTGCCGAGCGAGCGGCGGCTGGGCTCGTCGCCGAAGAGCTTGAGCCGACGCTTGCTCGCGAGTTCGAGGCGCCGGATCGAGAGGTAGTTGCCCCGGCCCTTGACCAGCGAGGCGTGCAGCTCGCTGCGGCTGCCCGGCTGGGCGAGCAGCGCCGGTTGCAGAACGCGCTCCAGCAGCGGGATGTCTCGCGCGATGAGCTGTTCTTGGAGCGCGATGGTGTGCGTCGACACGACGACGCGCTCGCCGAAGCAGATGGCCCGGACCATCGCCGGCACGAGGTACGCAAAGCTCTTGCCCACGCCCGTGCCCGCCTCGGCCAGCAGGTGGGCGCGATTCTCCATCGTGCGCTGGACGGCGTCGGCCATGCCGAGCTGCTCGGGCCTGGGCTCGTATCGCCCGCCCAACGCCTCGGCAATGGGTCCGTCGGCTTCGAGGAGGTCTCGTGCGTCGGGCATCAGCGCCCCAGCGGCTTGCGCTTCGGCTCGCCGTTACCACGCGGATAGGCCTTGGGCGTCGGGCGCAGCTTCTCGAGGATGACGATCCGGCCGGTGGGCGTCTCGAGCGTGCCGGCGTGGGCGCTCAGCAGCAGGTGCAGGGCGGACTTGGCGTTCTCGAGTTCCTCGCCCGCCTTCTCGCCCTTGATGAGCAGCGTGACGCCGCCGGGCTTGACGAAGGGCGTGGCGAGCTCGGCGATGGTCGCCGTCGGCCCCACGGCCCGTGCGATGGCGGCGTCGTAGGCGTCGCGGTGCTCGGGATCGCGGGCCGCCTGCTCGGCGCGAGCGGTGACGACGGTCGCGTGTTCCACGCCCAACACGTCCAGCACCGCGCGCACGAAGGCGGTCTTCTTGGCGGTGGCGTCGAGCAGGGTGAAGCGCAGGTCGGGCCGGACGATCGCCAGCGGCACGCCGGGCACGCCGCCGCCCGTGCCGACGTCGATCACGGTGGCGCCCTCGGGCAGCTCGGCCAGCGGCGCCATGAGCGTCAGGGAATCCAGGATGTGCCGCGTCCAGGCTTCGGACGGGTCCTTGATGGCCGTCAGGTTCATCCGGGTGTTGGCGTGCAGCAGGATGGCCAGGAACCTGCCGAGCTTCTCGATCTCGCCGGGCTCGAAGGCGACGCCGAGCTCGGCGGCTTGGGCCAGGAATGCTGGCGGTGCTTCGAGCGGCTGCGTGGGCGCTTCGGCGAGGATCTCGGCAAGAAACGCCTGCACGTCTCGATCAGGGGCTGGGGCGGGTTCGGACGTTGCTGAGGACCGGCTGGGCATCACCCTCAGCGTATTCAAAGGACGGGCGGTACGACTGGCTGGTTCTTCGCAGCCCGACGCCCAGCACGAGCCCGGTGGTGAGCCAAACGGCCACGATGCTCGACCCGCCGTAGCTGAGGAACGGCAGGGTGATGCCCACAATGGGGACGAGCCCGACGTTCATGCCGACGTTGACGATGGTCTGGGCGGCGATGAGGGCGGCCAGCCCGACGCACAGCAGCCGGCCGAACGGATCGGAGCACGTGGCCGCCACGCCCAGCGCGCCCAGCAGCCAGGCAAGGTAGAGGCCCAGGATGCCCACGCCGCCCCAGAAGCCGAAGCGCGTGACGAGCACGCTGTAGACCATGTCGTTGTGTGCCTCGGGCAGTCGGTTGTAGCGGATGAGCGCGCGGGCGTGCTGGTCGGCGTTGCCGCTGGCCTGCCCCGCGCCGATGACGCGCTGGGCGGTGCCGCCCTGGAAGTTGATGCCGTCGGCGCCCTCCTGGCTTCCCTGGAGCTGGCGGATGAGCCCGACGACGCGCTGCTGCTGGTAGTCTTTCAGGAACGGATAGCTGGCGGGCGCGGCCATGGCGGCGACCAGGGCGATGACGGCGATGTGGCGGAGCTTGGCCCCCGCGGCGACGACGATGGCCCCCAGCGCGGGCACGATCATCATGGCCGTGCCGAAGTCGGGCTGGAGGATGATCAGCGAGATGGGCACGAAGCCGATGAGCCCCGGGCCGACGAGCCCGAGGAAGCGGCGGTGGCTGCGTCGGTAGCGCATGTGCCACGCCAGCGTGATGACGAACACGACCTTGGCTAGCTCGGCCGGCTGGAAGTCCATCGGCCCCAGGTCGATCCAGCCGCGCGTGCCATTGCGGGGTCTGACGATCGACTCGGGTATTGCCGGGATGAGCAGGAACACGAGGAACGCGAGCGTGGCGATGATGAGCGGCCAGCGCAATAGGCCGAACCAGCGGTAGTGCGGCACGCAGGCCACGCCCGCGGCGAAGACGCCCACGCCCACGAACAGCAACTGGCGGTGCGCGGTGGGGCTCAGGCCCGTGGCGCCGTCGCTCTTGGTTGCGATGTCGATGGCGTAGACGCCCAGCAGCGTGAGCGCGAGGGCGGCGGCAAAGCTCAGCCAGCCGAAGTTGGCGATGGCCCACCGGGCCCTGGAGCCCGAGCCCTCGGCGAGCATGAAGCCGTGCACGCGGTCGAGCATCAGCCCCGCTCGCCCGTTGACCCGCGCGGCAGGTAGCCTTCTTCCTGCAGGGCGTGGATGACCTGGTTCGCGATCGGCGCACTCACCCGCCCGCCGCTACCGGCGAACTCCATCATGACGCTGATGGCGTACTTTGGCCGCCCGCCCTCGGGGCCGACGAGTCCGACGAACCAGGCGTGGGTGTATTTCGCCTTGACGGGGCGGAACCTCGTGACGGTGCCGGGTGGCTCTTTCTTCGGATCCCACACGACCTCGCCATCGGGAGCGACGCGGACCTCCTTGGTGAGCGTGGCGTCCTGCTGGGCGGTGCCGGTCTTGCCCCAGACGCTGATGCCCGGGGCGGTGAAATAGCGGACGTACTCGTCGTTGATCGTCGTGCCGAAGCCGGTGCCGTCCCGATCGTTCACGCTGAGCCAGAGGCCTTCGAGCGCGGCATCGATCGAGCTGGGGTCGAGCCCGATGTCCTGGCGTGGCGGCGGCGTCTCGCGCCGCACGAGCGTGGGGCCGAGGCGGACCCCGCCGCGTGCGAGCGTGGCGAAGGCATCGGCGGCGTGCAGGGGCGTCCACGCGACGGGGCCCTGGCCGATACCCAGCATGATCGCGTCGGTGCGTGAGGGCGGGATGTCGATGGGGTTGCCGTCTTTGTCGCGACGCGGGATCCGGCCGAGCAGGCCCTCGGCGCAGGGCACGGCATCGAGCGGGGCCGCGCCGACGCCGAACTGGCGGTAGGCTTCGATCATGCGGTCGTAGCCGAGTCGGCTGCCGAGCGTGTAGAAGTAGATGTTGCAGGATCGCTTGAGTGCCTCGGGCTCGTCGAGGTCTCCACCAGCCACGATGTTGTGGGTGAGCCAGTTGTGTTCCGAGCGGTAGATCCAGCAGCGGAGCACGTCCTTGCGGCCCGGCAGATAGTGACCGTTGCAGGCGATGCGCTCGCCGAGCTGCTGCTCGCCTCGGCTCGCCGCCCAAACGAGCGTCAAGGCCTTGGCGATGCTGCCCGGTGCGTAGATGGCCGACGTGGCGCGGTTGAAGCGTGGGTCGTCCCAGTCCTGGGTCTCGAGGCCGTCGGGCCTCGTAGCGCTGCCGATGGGATCGTCGGGGTCGACCGTGGGCGTGCTGACGAGCGCGAGCACTTCGCCCGTGTCGATGTCGATGACGACGGCAGCGCCCGCGAGCGGCAGGCCGTCGTCGCGCCTGCTCTGGATGTTGCCGTGCCACCCTTGTGCGACGGTCAGGCCGACCTCGGGGCTCATGGCCGCGGCGATGCGGGCTTGGAGCACGGCGTCGAGCGTGAGGGTGACGTCGCGGCCGGGCGTGCGCTCTATGGCGTGCTGCTCGCCCGTGTCGAGGCGACGAACACGCACGCCGCGCAACCCGCGGAGCTCGTGCTCCATCTTGGCCTCGACGCCCGTATGGCCGACGTGGTCGCCCTCCATGTAGCGGCCGCGGTCTTCGTCGCGGCCGGTCATGGCCAGGGCGACGTGCTGCGCGTCGGCGTTGCTCTTAAGCCACGCGTTGCGGCGCTGCACGTCTTCGGCGTAGACGCCCCGGCGTGTGCGGCCGATGATGGCGTCGAGCGTCCCCCCAACCGTCACGCTGAGCGAGGCGTCGCCGCGGCCGTCGCCCTTGAGCGGGCCGGGCAGGGTCGAGCGATCGACGTCGACGGTGATCTTGCGATAGGGGTACTGGCGGTCGCGGGCGTCGCCGACGCTCAGGCCCGGCACGACGGGGAGCTCGACGCGAACGCGCGTGCCGGTGGCTTTGCCCTCGACGTCGAGCACCGGCGCCTCGAAGGAGATGGTCTGCTCGGCGAGCTGCATGATCCGGAGGCCGACTTCGTCGTCAACCCGAGAGATGACGGTGTGGGGCCGCTCTTGCTCGGCGACCGGACGGCGGGCCTGGGCTTCGAGCCGGGCCTTGAGTTCGTCGGTGAGCTCCTGGCCGCGGGCCTCGGCGCGCTCCTCGAGCTGGTCCATGCGGAATCCTGCGTAGAGCTCGGCGATCTTGCCAACGCGGGCGACGACGTGGGCCTGCCGCTCGAGCACGTCGGCGAGCGGGACGTCGGCGACGCGGGCCAGCTCAATCAGCCCGCGTTCGAGGTGTTCTCGCAGGAATGGCTCGTACGACCTCGCGAGCTTGTCGCGCTGCTCTGAGGCCAGCTCGCCCCAGGCTTCTTCGTGGGCCGCTTTTGCAAACCGCACGGCCATGACTTCGACCCACACGCCGCTGAGCACGGCGTAGTCGAGGCGGACGTCGAAGCTGGGGCGGTCTCGGGCGAGCACGCGGCCAGTGCGGTCGAGGATCTGGCCGCGGACGGTGGGCTCGTAGGCCAGGCGTTCGAGCCGCCGCTCGGCGTCGGCCTTGAGCCGCTCGCCGTCGAGGAAGCTGAGCCGGCCGAGCTGGGCCGTGAGGGCGGCAAAGCCAACGAGGCCCAGGGCGGCCAGGAGCACCAGCCGCCCGTGGAACATGCCCAGGCCGTCTTTTTCGTACATGCCCATGGGAGCGTCCTTGCGCGGGCGTCTGGAGAGGGCCGACCGGTGGCCCACCGGAGGGTATCGGGTCGACGACGGGGCGACGGCGAGTTGCGGCCCTCGTCGGGCCCCGGCGTCGAGGGCGATCGTCGTTGGGGGCGACCCGATTCGGGCGTATGCTCATCGTCCATGCACGAGCCTCCCCCCGCTCCCCCGCCCGTAGTGGCACCTTCCAGGCACCAGACGGCTCCGGGCCTCGCCACGGGCTCTGTTTCCGGCGCAGCCCGGCGGCACGATCTCGACGCGTTGCGGGCGTTCGCCATGCTGCTGGGCATCGCGCTGCACGCGTGCCTGGCGTACACCGACATCCCTTGGGTCGTCCGCGAGCCGACGGGCAACCCGGCGTACTTCCACTTCTTCTCGTTCGTCCACGGCTTCCGCATGCCGCTGTTCTTCCTGCTCAGCGGGTTCTTCACGGCGATGTTGTGGTACCGGCGTGGCACGGGCGGGCTGGTGAAGCACCGCTCCAAGCGCATTGCGCTGCCGCTGGCGATCGGGCTGGTCACGATCGTGCCGGCGACGTTCGCGGTGGCGATCGGCGCGAGCATCGTGACGAACGCCGCGTCGAGCGATGGGCCGGCCGTTCGTGAGAGTACGAGCGACGCCGACCTGTGGACGGCCGCGGCCCGGGGCGATGCGGACCGGGTGGCGTACTGGATCGAGAACAGGGACGAAGAGGGCGTGGCCACTGATCTGGACGCGCAGGACCCCCGCTTTGGCATCACGGCGCTCGGCTGGGCGGCGATGACCGGAGAGGCCGAGGTCGCAGCGCAGCTCATCGACGCCGGTGCGGACCCGAGCGCACGCAACCGCGATAGCAATACGCCGCTGCATTCGGCGTGCTTCTTCGGGCGCTCCGGGGTCGCGCGTGTGCTGCTGGGGGCCGGAGCAGATCCGCTCGCGCAGAGCGACTCAGGGGAGACGCCTGCGGACACGATGGATCACGACGCCCGCACGGTGGGCTTCATCGCCTCGCTGACGGGTGTCCAGGCGGAATTCGAGGAGGTACGCGCAGGGCGCGACGAGATCCGGCCGCTGCTCGAGGCAGCGATCGAGGATGCGCGGCAGGGCGGCGTTGCGGAGCCGGTCGCCAAGAGCGGCCATCCGGCCGAATGGATCGTCGGTGCGTTGTTCGCGTTTCCGACGTTCAACCACCTGTGGTTCCTCTGGCACCTTTGTTGGCTGGTCGCGGGCTTCGCGGTGGTTGCGGTGGTCGCCGGGCCGGCCCTTCGCGGCTTGTCGCGCGTGTCGATCGCGCGGTTGCTCATCGGTACGCCGGCAAGCCTGCTGTGGCTGGTGCCGCTCGTCGCGGCGTTCGAGTTCGCGATGGACGGCGGAGTCGGGCTGCCCGCACCGTGGCCGACGGTG contains:
- a CDS encoding exosortase/archaeosortase family protein — translated: MTGAVQEWTRWTPIQACIAVVAAVFACFPAWRDIYMTATTDPDNGYIVLVPAVAGWLALCRRRRLRSAGRNGLWIGPVIVAFAAATYLLGGLLGPTLAVHLGAIGVLIGAIWSVVGSSVMLRMSPAVVALFFLAPAPMAWLLPLTDVLSTWSLALTAGVLEIFGMPAYASGRELVVGLDQVSLGDFAGVRMIAAIGLVTYAFAFGTPLRHGVRIALVLASPLVAMVANIVRLVPFAILAENWPASTHTLAQVSGWLTLALSLGMLYGGIRLLAFAQVPARRYALAYQ
- the rsmG gene encoding 16S rRNA (guanine(527)-N(7))-methyltransferase RsmG; translation: MPSRSSATSEPAPAPDRDVQAFLAEILAEAPTQPLEAPPAFLAQAAELGVAFEPGEIEKLGRFLAILLHANTRMNLTAIKDPSEAWTRHILDSLTLMAPLAELPEGATVIDVGTGGGVPGVPLAIVRPDLRFTLLDATAKKTAFVRAVLDVLGVEHATVVTARAEQAARDPEHRDAYDAAIARAVGPTATIAELATPFVKPGGVTLLIKGEKAGEELENAKSALHLLLSAHAGTLETPTGRIVILEKLRPTPKAYPRGNGEPKRKPLGR
- a CDS encoding sugar transferase, translating into MIAEPAASPTVFGLSPVALHDRFWASRGVQVVRQGMATPLVPHAQLFLLLQPRTLCLFELPAVVDHIVWDDADLVMLRLQDVDEHAYRERIVSDEDGRFIKIERVYGSDDSRFARAAVTNRPTVARLWQEAEDRRDGWRKLRRAVRRGQRWPMVIDARVFDAGDRTELSRCARLLVERWHAPSSTIERAEPHSRGAWLDPTASLESGAQCIGRVWVGAGRTVSSDELLVGPDIVWDDPEHTPDPGDVRWLDLQPTERTEPLRPRSVPTLERVIKRGFDIVFALAALAVTLPIYPIVMLAIWLEDGRPFFFAHTRESLNAKDFPCLKFRSMRKDAEKMKAELAALNQVDGPQFYIKDDPRLTRVGRFIRKVQIDELPQFLNVLVGHMSVVGPRPSPYKENQYCPGWREARLSVRPGVTGLWQVKRTRAADSDFQEWIRYDIEYVENMSLWLDLKIIWRTIATIIRSIKRS
- a CDS encoding helicase C-terminal domain-containing protein; this encodes MPDARDLLEADGPIAEALGGRYEPRPEQLGMADAVQRTMENRAHLLAEAGTGVGKSFAYLVPAMVRAICFGERVVVSTHTIALQEQLIARDIPLLERVLQPALLAQPGSRSELHASLVKGRGNYLSIRRLELASKRRLKLFGDEPSRRSLGTIEEWAYATHDGTLSTLPSLEKPGVWDRVQSDSGNCMGRKCPRYQQCFYQNARRDMERANLLVTNHALFFSDLALRSRGTGFLPKYDHVVLDEAHTVEEVAADHFGLSLTEGRVMHLLGVLLNSRTNKGYLANLELEDDRPLLAAASAVHEAELAAREFFGSLGVVAGEKGGGDGGSLRIREPGVVGNSVTPAFDELAGRLKRLKEALPEEPRYEPDKFELNSYTMRAAEIARACDALVEQSQPGFVYWVDASRSSTGRPRVSLTCAPIDVGPILNEELFGRDFSVCLTSATLATSARDDGSGFDHAIERLGAAGASTLRLGSPFDYERQVRLIVDQRVGTPGRGLGREYEERLAAAIVEHVGTTRGGAFVLFTSHRLLRAMARACRDPLGRLGINVHAQDADGSRALVLERFREDPSSALFGAASFWQGVDVPGESLRNVIITRLPFDPPDRPLAEARAERLKEQGKDPFRVDSLPRAVIRFKQGFGRLIRSASDTGQVVVLDPRIVTARYGSLFVKAMPEGVPVEQYEGEPLGEQAW
- a CDS encoding penicillin-binding transpeptidase domain-containing protein, whose translation is MGMYEKDGLGMFHGRLVLLAALGLVGFAALTAQLGRLSFLDGERLKADAERRLERLAYEPTVRGQILDRTGRVLARDRPSFDVRLDYAVLSGVWVEVMAVRFAKAAHEEAWGELASEQRDKLARSYEPFLREHLERGLIELARVADVPLADVLERQAHVVARVGKIAELYAGFRMDQLEERAEARGQELTDELKARLEAQARRPVAEQERPHTVISRVDDEVGLRIMQLAEQTISFEAPVLDVEGKATGTRVRVELPVVPGLSVGDARDRQYPYRKITVDVDRSTLPGPLKGDGRGDASLSVTVGGTLDAIIGRTRRGVYAEDVQRRNAWLKSNADAQHVALAMTGRDEDRGRYMEGDHVGHTGVEAKMEHELRGLRGVRVRRLDTGEQHAIERTPGRDVTLTLDAVLQARIAAAMSPEVGLTVAQGWHGNIQSRRDDGLPLAGAAVVIDIDTGEVLALVSTPTVDPDDPIGSATRPDGLETQDWDDPRFNRATSAIYAPGSIAKALTLVWAASRGEQQLGERIACNGHYLPGRKDVLRCWIYRSEHNWLTHNIVAGGDLDEPEALKRSCNIYFYTLGSRLGYDRMIEAYRQFGVGAAPLDAVPCAEGLLGRIPRRDKDGNPIDIPPSRTDAIMLGIGQGPVAWTPLHAADAFATLARGGVRLGPTLVRRETPPPRQDIGLDPSSIDAALEGLWLSVNDRDGTGFGTTINDEYVRYFTAPGISVWGKTGTAQQDATLTKEVRVAPDGEVVWDPKKEPPGTVTRFRPVKAKYTHAWFVGLVGPEGGRPKYAISVMMEFAGSGGRVSAPIANQVIHALQEEGYLPRGSTGERG
- a CDS encoding acyltransferase family protein, with the protein product MHEPPPAPPPVVAPSRHQTAPGLATGSVSGAARRHDLDALRAFAMLLGIALHACLAYTDIPWVVREPTGNPAYFHFFSFVHGFRMPLFFLLSGFFTAMLWYRRGTGGLVKHRSKRIALPLAIGLVTIVPATFAVAIGASIVTNAASSDGPAVRESTSDADLWTAAARGDADRVAYWIENRDEEGVATDLDAQDPRFGITALGWAAMTGEAEVAAQLIDAGADPSARNRDSNTPLHSACFFGRSGVARVLLGAGADPLAQSDSGETPADTMDHDARTVGFIASLTGVQAEFEEVRAGRDEIRPLLEAAIEDARQGGVAEPVAKSGHPAEWIVGALFAFPTFNHLWFLWHLCWLVAGFAVVAVVAGPALRGLSRVSIARLLIGTPASLLWLVPLVAAFEFAMDGGVGLPAPWPTVLGTVEGPVLGPATSAGLAPMVLVLGYNAVFFGFGALLYLVRSAPAEAGSPRAHLGRGWWLMLPLALLAYLPTMVLLYAAEPEVGETVLTNAVQDRSVQLALAGLGQGVFVWGLCFGLIGLGERVLSGERRWVRYVSDSSYWLYVAHLPLVFALHAAFYFVPIPAWSKFALVTIITTALLLASYALFVRYTFIGRLLNGRRERPRRRSMRTPPDVPEGAPGGLGGA
- a CDS encoding FtsW/RodA/SpoVE family cell cycle protein, which gives rise to MLDRVHGFMLAEGSGSRARWAIANFGWLSFAAALALTLLGVYAIDIATKSDGATGLSPTAHRQLLFVGVGVFAAGVACVPHYRWFGLLRWPLIIATLAFLVFLLIPAIPESIVRPRNGTRGWIDLGPMDFQPAELAKVVFVITLAWHMRYRRSHRRFLGLVGPGLIGFVPISLIILQPDFGTAMMIVPALGAIVVAAGAKLRHIAVIALVAAMAAPASYPFLKDYQQQRVVGLIRQLQGSQEGADGINFQGGTAQRVIGAGQASGNADQHARALIRYNRLPEAHNDMVYSVLVTRFGFWGGVGILGLYLAWLLGALGVAATCSDPFGRLLCVGLAALIAAQTIVNVGMNVGLVPIVGITLPFLSYGGSSIVAVWLTTGLVLGVGLRRTSQSYRPSFEYAEGDAQPVLSNVRTRPSP